The following are encoded together in the Bradyrhizobium algeriense genome:
- a CDS encoding YbaK/EbsC family protein yields the protein MSLESVRAFFAEKASDISVIESSMSSATVALAAEAYGVEPARIAKTLSLRVGDRVVLIVAAGTSRMDNKKVKALFGGKPKMLGLEEVAEITGHEVGGVCPFGLKTPLPVYCDVSLKAFDVVVPAAGSTHSAVRITPARMAELTAAEWVDVCELRAEREAVT from the coding sequence ATGAGTCTTGAGTCCGTCCGCGCCTTCTTCGCCGAGAAGGCGTCCGATATCTCCGTGATCGAATCCAGCATGAGTTCCGCCACCGTCGCGCTGGCCGCCGAAGCTTACGGCGTCGAGCCGGCGCGGATCGCAAAGACGCTGAGCTTGCGCGTCGGCGACCGCGTGGTGCTGATCGTAGCCGCCGGCACGTCGCGGATGGACAACAAGAAGGTGAAGGCGCTGTTCGGGGGAAAGCCGAAGATGCTCGGCCTTGAGGAAGTCGCCGAAATCACCGGCCATGAAGTCGGCGGCGTCTGCCCGTTCGGATTGAAGACACCGCTGCCGGTCTATTGCGACGTGTCGCTGAAGGCGTTCGACGTCGTGGTGCCGGCAGCGGGCTCGACCCATAGCGCGGTGCGGATTACGCCCGCACGCATGGCCGAACTGACGGCGGCTGAATGGGTCGACGTCTGCGAACTCAGGGCCGAGCGCGAAGCTGTGACCTAA
- a CDS encoding DUF302 domain-containing protein gives MLSRNTIVAGILVAMSSSQAFADSGLVTKQSKHTVQETIEKFEAAIKSKTPGGWMIFGRIDHASAAKEAGLEMRPRTVVIFGNPKAGTPPMMKGATLAIDLPMKALVWQDDQDKVWLTYNSSEYGAKQIFPRHGLNVPDDAAKMLEKFLADASDQATQ, from the coding sequence ATGCTCTCACGAAACACGATAGTTGCAGGAATATTGGTCGCGATGTCGTCGTCACAAGCGTTCGCCGACAGCGGCCTGGTCACGAAGCAGAGCAAACACACAGTTCAGGAAACCATCGAAAAGTTCGAAGCAGCCATCAAGTCGAAAACTCCAGGCGGATGGATGATCTTCGGCCGGATCGATCACGCCTCCGCGGCAAAGGAAGCCGGGTTGGAAATGCGGCCGCGAACGGTCGTCATCTTCGGTAATCCGAAGGCTGGAACGCCGCCGATGATGAAGGGCGCGACGCTCGCGATCGACCTCCCGATGAAAGCGCTGGTTTGGCAGGACGACCAGGACAAGGTCTGGCTGACTTATAACTCGAGCGAGTACGGTGCGAAGCAAATTTTTCCCCGTCACGGCCTCAATGTGCCAGATGACGCAGCCAAGATGCTTGAAAAATTCCTTGCAGATGCCAGCGACCAGGCCACGCAATGA
- a CDS encoding haloacid dehalogenase type II, which translates to MTIKAVVFDAYGTLYDVQSVADVTEDAFPGYGEIITQVWRIKQLEYTWLRSLMRQYRDFSEVTRDSLAYTLGSLGLQHDDDTFARIIDKYLHLDLYPDALVALSAMKDRKLAILSNGSPDMLDALVRNSGLDRVLDAVISVDAKKIFKPSPEAYMLIEEVLHVPPAEVLFISANPWDACGAKAFGLNVAWIERVTPEAMALACLESETLPPLTMFWALRTQMDELGVVPDHRIHGLAELPALVSAQRS; encoded by the coding sequence ATGACCATCAAAGCCGTTGTGTTCGACGCCTATGGCACGCTTTACGACGTCCAGTCGGTGGCTGACGTCACCGAGGACGCGTTTCCCGGCTACGGCGAAATCATCACCCAGGTCTGGCGCATCAAGCAGCTCGAATACACCTGGCTGCGCTCGCTGATGCGGCAATACCGGGATTTCTCCGAAGTGACGCGCGACTCGCTGGCCTACACGCTTGGTAGCCTCGGGCTGCAACATGACGACGACACTTTCGCGCGCATCATCGACAAATATCTGCATCTCGATCTCTATCCGGATGCGCTCGTGGCACTTTCGGCGATGAAGGACCGCAAGCTCGCGATCCTGTCCAACGGCAGTCCCGATATGCTGGACGCGCTGGTGCGCAACAGCGGGCTCGACCGCGTGCTCGATGCGGTGATCAGCGTGGACGCCAAAAAGATTTTCAAGCCCAGTCCCGAAGCCTACATGCTGATCGAGGAGGTGCTGCACGTGCCGCCCGCCGAGGTGCTGTTCATCTCAGCCAATCCCTGGGACGCCTGCGGCGCCAAGGCGTTCGGGCTCAACGTCGCCTGGATCGAGCGGGTGACGCCGGAAGCGATGGCGCTGGCCTGCCTCGAAAGCGAGACGCTGCCGCCATTGACGATGTTTTGGGCGTTGCGTACCCAGATGGATGAACTCGGCGTCGTGCCCGATCACCGCATCCACGGCCTCGCCGAGCTCCCCGCCCTGGTGTCTGCCCAAAGGTCCTGA